The genome window ATGATGAGCTGGGCCTTGTCGTCAACCGCCTCCTCGGCCACGTCGGGTGTCAGCGTCAGGCAGGTCATGACGCGGCTGACGGTTCGCTCTCGATCGCCTAGCAGCAGACCCACGTTGTCCCATGACTCCGCCAGCTGCAGGGGAGCGAACTGTTCAAGGAAGGTCATGATGTCTTGAACGCGACGCATGCGAGACCGCCCGATTCGAGTCGCCAGGAGAGCAACGCCTTCCTGATTGTAATCGGCCTCGCGCAATGACATCTATCCTCGGCGCTGGTGCCGGGTGCATTCGCTGGATGGGAGTCGGTCCATGAGGCACGCGTCCTTGCCGGCACAGCGTCCATAGCTCAAACCCAATGTGCCACGGCAGCCTGGGGTCAAGGGGGCCACGCCCCCTTGCCGCCGGAGGCGCTTCTACGAGGAACCGTGGTAAGCAACGGACGATCCCTTTGTGGGATCGGCGTTGAGGACTTCCCCGCTCGCTTTGCAATCCCCGCGGGTTGGTGAGGGGCATACGGCACGGTGTCCGCGTTCGGGCACACACTCCTTCAGACATCTCTCGACGGCCAGGCCTCCGGCGGGCAAGAGGGCGTTGCCCCCTTGCATCCCCCACCAGGGTGCCCCTGGACCCGGTATTGGGCGCTCGCCCTACTACTTGCCGGAGGACGACGGCTGCACCGCCTCCTTGACCGCTCCGGCCGCCTTCTCCGTCGCACCCGCGGCCGCGTCAACGGCCTTCTCAGTCACCTCGCCCGCCTTCTCGCCAAGTTTCTCCGCTTCGGCCCCCACGTTCTTCGCCGCCTCCTGAGTCTTGTCGGCCACGTTCTCCAGCGTCTTGGCCGCGCTGTCGACTCCCTTCTCCACTTTCTCCGCCGCCTTCTCACCGGCCGCCTGCAGGGCATCCCCCGCTTCCTTGGCCCCCTGTCCCGCGGCCTTCACGGCATCACCCGCGGACTTGGACGGAGCCTGTTCACACCCGGTACTGCAGAGGGTCAAGGCTATCAGGAACATGGCGAATCGAATCATGATCGCACTCTCCGGCAGGAAGTTGGCCGCGTGAACGCTGTGCGGCACCATCTCGGTAGACCTCGATGCGGCAAGGAATATTCCGCATCGACCCTCTGTGATGGAAACCGCCCCGCCATCCCCCACCCGGATGCCCGGTCTGTCGTCACAACCGGCCCTGGGTGTGACATCGAATTGGGAGAGCACGAATCACAATGAAGACGATTCTCGCGACGCACATCGGCGCCAGAAAAGCGGGCCCTCAGTTACAAACAGCTCTGAAAGAATGACTTAGGATGAAACCCGGCAAGGCCTGCCGGTGTTGGCACCGGCCCTGCGTTTCTCTCCGCTATCCCTGCCACGAGGCAGACCAACGGATGTCTCAATGACGAGGCATCCCCACTCAGGAGAGAAACCATGCCCCGCCTTGCACTGACTTCGATCGTGACGGCCATGGCCCTCGCACTCGGTGCGACGGCGTTCGCCAAGCCTCCTTACCTTCAGATCCCTCCCGCACCGCAGCCGCTCCCGCCGCAGGCTCAGGTCAAACCGTACTGGCCCGCTCCGTCGCCGCCGAAGACGCTCCCCTATGTCCCGCCGGTCGCGACGCCGCAACCGACGCTCGTTCCCCCCGGACAATTCCCGGGACACGATGACCGGGTCACGCTCGGATTCCTCGGCCACTTCCACGACGGCGAAGGGATGTTCGTCGATCGGGTGTTCCCGGGGTCGATCGCCCAGCGCCTCGGCCTGGAAGCCGGAGACGTAATCGTGCGGGTCAACAACCGTCGTCTCGACTGCGAGCACGACTATCACGACGCCCTGAACGGCACGTCCCGCATCCGGCTGGTCGTGCGGGACGTCCGGACCGGCCGGACCCGTCCGACGCAGACGGTCTTCCTCGATGACCACGGGCATGGCCACGGCCCGGTCCGACTCTACTCACAACAACAGTCGTTGTCCCGACCGTTCTGATTACGCGACCTCGAACGGCCGCGATACCGAGGGCTTTCCCGAGCAGACACGGGGAAGCCCTTTTTTCGTGCGCCGAGGGGTGGCCGATCGACGGGCAGGAATCGGCCGGTCGCCGTCCAGAATCCCGGTGAAACCTCGTCGTTATTGGCGTTTTTATCGACAGACGTGGTGTCGACAGCCCGGGGTGGGGGAAGAACTTGACCGACCGCAATCCAGAACCGTGAACGATCCGGTCGCCGATCGACCATCGGCACCCCGGCACGGTGTTTGCCTTCATGCATGCTCGTCCAGTTGAAAGATTTGCCAGCGCACTTGGCAAGGATTTCCAGGGAGCATG of Planctomyces sp. SH-PL14 contains these proteins:
- a CDS encoding PDZ domain-containing protein, which produces MPRLALTSIVTAMALALGATAFAKPPYLQIPPAPQPLPPQAQVKPYWPAPSPPKTLPYVPPVATPQPTLVPPGQFPGHDDRVTLGFLGHFHDGEGMFVDRVFPGSIAQRLGLEAGDVIVRVNNRRLDCEHDYHDALNGTSRIRLVVRDVRTGRTRPTQTVFLDDHGHGHGPVRLYSQQQSLSRPF